In Fusarium oxysporum f. sp. lycopersici 4287 chromosome 2, whole genome shotgun sequence, a genomic segment contains:
- a CDS encoding NADH dehydrogenase (ubiquinone) 1 beta subcomplex 8, translating into MLPQRIVRASALRSTMTAARRLPTIQRRTFLPDQYTDKKVIDQKYPEPPSLSEAEDPGMNGGYINPPRIKRQFRDPHANWWDPQERRNFGEPIHEDNDVLGIFSPWEYTWTTTGPGAVMVGTFIAVFLSVTGVVYLNYPDRPAYPREFEGGLERELGGPGATRARMEGDEEP; encoded by the exons ATGCTCCCTCAACGAATTGTGCGGGCCTCGGCCCTGCGCAGCACCATGACAGCTGCTCGACGACTTCCCACGATCCAACGCCGAACCTTCCTCCCCGATCAGTATACCGACAAGAAGGTCATTGACCAGAAGTACCCCGAGCCTCCCAGCTTGAGCGAGGCCGAGGACCCCGGAATG AACGGCGGCTACATCAACCCTCCCCGAATCAAGCGACAGTTCCGTGACCCTCATGCGAACTGGTGGGATCCTCAGGAGCGACGAAACTTTGGTGAACCCATTCACGAGGATAACGATGTTCTTGGAATCTTTTCTCCCTGGGAGTACACCTGGACTACCACTGGCCCTGGTGCTGTTATGGTCGGAACCTTTATCGCCGTTTTCTTGAGCGTTACCGGAGTTGTCTACCTCAACTATCCCGACCGTCCCGCTTATCCCCGAGAGTTTGAGGGTGGTTTGGAACGAGAGCTTGGTGGCCCTGGAGCTACAAGG GCTCGCATGGAGGGTGATGAGGAACCTTGA
- a CDS encoding hypothetical protein (At least one base has a quality score < 10), translating into MISLWPASSEDQSEGGGDLAAPRASHSHGKAAHDPTEVG; encoded by the coding sequence ATGATCAGCTTATGGCCAGCAAGCAGTGAGGATCAGTCTGAGGGTGGTGGTGATCTTGCTGCGCCCCGCGCCTCGCACAGCCACGGTAAGGCAGCACACGACCCAACAGAAGTTGGTTAG
- a CDS encoding adenosinetriphosphatase (At least one base has a quality score < 10) → MPETASPANVLPKSDPDAIKDENAPEAHVNGDAALNGMTNGHDETNGDALESQPNGHVHDDERPAKRRRTRESTPPRTPKKIKPESPPWKKISADGPTSFTENGRRKSGRINTLPIESNTKTRSTRRSGANSNASKPKAEIQLTNGNSRKMPNGSHKASPATKAPSKQTPASTPKSSKKPTETRPSRSTRRRSPSPQKASTRSRRSARFSDVKDDIQESKNVTNRSPRIKLRVGRSGDIPLVHPDQVRKKPKIGTNFEDFWARAGDIPVEEGGLQASEDGPPYTDEMAAKDARTILRIEQEVEDGGLLSQGRCSVFLPEAEEEPPRQWARQDHMVKAMTNFRKLMLAEQQRHRLTAKKLAEACRDEWLRRQPKSEEEIEAEQRAIWISRYRVVMKALFGTWENVRVEVNRRRLAEWEQEEQKRVKAALNEAVNLSEQKLQARRAGLDSEQLSEEEEDGFDDLSDDMSMDDDDDDLDLASGEDGDNEDDPDSDIMSSDEEEGDEEEDLKDVGDENLTQEQLQAKYAHIPELEKPDAETPITEPSRDDTDAVDTAQATATENADTSDESVDMDDDMGSTDMDSDEEGDDESEEESDEDAGGGLLGLLFGKSELKKMNDEAATEGPTENGDTEMADAEESTPKVNGEVQDEGTSVEKHNAIENEGAADIAQKQTSTPTLETNVPDAATKAVPVDGDTVTEAPVAEGFTSQDTEVVMTEPTQEQESAPTLPSENNRSTSEQPTNPPSRAHSMSPPPTSETKPSELDTASSGEMMVVDKTGPSRSASPQQSSNHKIDVPFLLRGTLREYQRDGLDWLAGLYANSTNGILADEMGLGKTIQTIALLAHLACQHEVWGPHLVVVPTSVMLNWEMEFKKWCPGFKILAYYGSQEERKRKRQGWNNDDVWNVCITSYQLVLQDQQVFKRRRWHYMILDEAHNIKNFKSQRWQTLLGFNTQARLLLTGTPLQNNLTELWSLLFFLMPAENGVGGFADLQEFHDWFAKPESQILESGREQMDDEARAIISKLHKVLRPYLLRRLKADVEKQMPAKYEHVEFCRLSKRQRELYDGFLSRNDTKETLNSGNYLSIINCLMQLRKVCNHPDLFVDRPIMTSFRMSKSVVSDYDFIEQRIQKLLLDPKPMKDVSLGFLNLIPTQSETLSTTQAERISQLSSHRILMDLKEAQRTRAHQANDHLDPSTVASNIAYLESGARWGRFEELQHCVYLNALRRQKKPIYGKNLVELLTIGTDKRPYKPRPKVPRLVMSWFEEESRLIQSMIPTVNQRADSFKTTIEKFSCVTPAVVTRDMDQFVLGRKGIEAFTDEDLKLSKPVRWAPFLPKEAPPDPWHEGRMRLSIQFPDKRLLQYDCGKLQVLDKLLRKLQTGGHRALIFTQMTKVLDILEQFLNIHGHKYLRLDGATKVEQRQILTDRFNNDPRILCFILSTRSGGLGINLTGADTVIFYDQDWNPAMDKQCQDRCHRIGQTRDVHIYRLVSEHTIEANILRKASQKQMLDDVVIQEGEFTTDYFNKLSVRDVLSDKLDTKSEGLDAADAALDRVLGGPDTNTDQRRVGRALEQAEDREDVAAARVAEKEIQADDADFTEKPSNNASGTSTARQGTPAGKSVLDGGLDDLDTPQLEEELEYNAWGHKMHTIDDYMLSIMQSNSKTQNSRNKKNAATGMARTTAVFTTFFACRIWAGW, encoded by the exons ATGCCCGAGACCGCGTCGCCCGCCAACGTGCTGCCCAAGTCGGACCCTGATGCCATCAAGGACGAGAACGCGCCTGAGGCGCACGTCAATGGGGATGCCGCGTTGAACGGGATGACTAATGGTCACGATGAAACGAACGGCGATGCACTGGAATCACAGCCAAACGGTCATGTCCATGACGATGAACGACCTGCAAAAAGACGACGCACACGAGAATCAACACCTCCACGTACGCCAAAAAAGATTAAGCCCGAGTCGccaccatggaagaagatatcTGCCGACGGCCCGACGTCATTCACGGAAAATGGACGTCGAAAATCGGGCCGCATCAATACACTCCCAATCGAATCAAATACAAAAACTCGAAGCACGAGGCGATCTGGCGCAAATTCCAATGCTTCCAAACCAAAGGCAGAAATTCAGTTGACTAATGGCAACTCGAGAAAGATGCCCAACGGCTCACACAAAGCTAGCCCCGCCACCAAAGCTCCCTCGAAGCAAACACCCGCGTCGACTCCAAAATCTTCAAAAAAGCCTACAGAAACCCGACCTTCCCGATCCACCCGACGTCGAAGCCCTTCTCCCCAAAAAGCCTCGACTAGATCTAGAAGATCCGCACGATTTAGCGACGTCAAAGACGACATTCAAGAATCGAAAAATGTTACCAATCGATCGCCCCGCATTAAGTTACGAGTCGGACGCTCTGGTGATATTCCTCTAGTGCATCCTGATCAAGTCCGAAAGAAACCCAAGATTGGTACGAACTTTGAAGACTTTTGGGCTCGAGCTGGTGACATTCCTGTTGAAGAGGGTGGACTCCAGGCATCTGAAGATGGCCCTCCTTACACTGATGAAATGGCTGCCAAGGATGCGCGCACCATCCTTCGAATTgaacaagaagttgaagatggtgggcTACTCTCCCAAGGGCGCTGCTCGGTATTCCTCCcggaagcagaagaagaaccgCCTAGGCAATGGGCTCGACAAGACCACATGGTGAAGGCGATGACGAACTTTCGAAAATTGATGCTGGCTGAGCAACAACGGCATCGATTGACCGCGAAAAAGTTGGCTGAAGCTTGTCGAGACGAGTGGTTACGGCGCCAACCAAAGTCAGAGGAAGAGATCGAAGCTGAGCAAAGAGCAATATGGATATCTCGATATCGTGTTGTGATGAAGGCACTTTTCGGTACATGGGAGAATGTTCGTGTTGAAGTCAATCGTCGAAGGTTGGCCGAATGggaacaagaagagcagAAGAGAGTCAAGGCAGCTTTGAATGAGGCTGTTAACCTCTCTGAGCAGAAACTACAAGCCCGGAGAGCAGGGTTGGATTCCGAGCAACTttctgaagaggaagaggatggaTTCGATGATCTTAGCGACGACATGAGCAtggacgacgacgatgatgatcttgacttGGCGTCGGGAGAAGACGGAGATAATGAAGACgaccccgacagcgataTAATGTCATcggatgaggaagagggtgacgaagaggaggatttgaaggatgttggtgatgagaactTGACACAAGAACAGCTGCAAGCAAAGTATGCCCATATACCAGAACTCGAAAAGCCGGATGCAGAAACACCGATTACCGAACCAAGCCGCGATGACACTGATGCAGTCGATACTGCCCAAGCAACCGCGACAGAAAATGCCGACACGAGCGACGAGTCTGTTGATATGGATGATGATATGGGGTCTACCGATATGGATagtgatgaggagggagaTGATGAATCGGAAGAAGAGtctgatgaagatgctggaggTGGTCTCCTGGGACTTCTTTTCGGCAAGTcggagctgaagaagatgaacgaTGAAGCTGCGACAGAAGGGCCAACCGAGAATGGGGATACTGAGATGGCTGACGCAGAAGAGTCAACGCCAAAGGTCAATGGTGAGGTTCAGGATGAGGGAACTTCTGTTGAGAAACACAACGCGATAGAAAATGAAGGGGCCGCCGATATTGCACAGAAACAAACCTCAACACCGACCCTAGAGACTAATGTACCCGACGCGGCGACTAAGGCTGTCCCGGTCGATGGTGATACCGTCACTGAGGCACCGGTGGCGGAGGGCTTCACATCACAAGACACTGAGGTTGTCATGACAGAACCCACCCAGGAACAAGAATCCGCACCAACTCTACCCTCGGAAAACAACAGATCAACATCAGAACAACCAACTAATCCTCCCAGTCGTGCTCATAGTATGTCTCCCCCTCCTACATCAGAAACCAAGCCATCTGAGCTGGACACGGCTTCTTCTGGGGAGATGATGGTTGTAGACAAAACTGGACCAAGCCGATCTGCTTCACCACAGCAATCATCAAATCACAAGATTGATGTACCATTTCTTCTTAGAGGCACACTACGAGAGTATCAGCGCGATGGACTTGACTGGCTGGCAGGTCTTTACGCCAACAGCACCAATGGTATTCTTGCTGATGAAATGGGTCTTGGCAAGACGATTCAAACCATTGCTCTTCTTGCACATCTAGCGTGTCAACACGAAGTTTGGGGACCGCATCTTGTTGTAGTCCCTACCAGTGTCATGCTCAATTGGGAAATGGAGTTCAAGAAATGGTGCCCTGGCTTTAAAATTTTGGCATACTACGGATCTCAGGAGGAACGAAAACGCAAGCGACAAGGCTGGAACAACGATGATGTGTGGAATGTTTGTATTACCTCATACCAACTTGTTctccaagatcaacaagtGTTCAAGCGACGTCGCTGGCATTACATGATCCTTGATGAAGCGcacaacatcaagaacttCAAATCTCAAAGATGGCAGACGTTACTTGGCTTCAACACCCAAGCCCGGCTACTACTCACAGGCACACCTCTCCAGAACAACCTCACAGAACTTTGGTCactcctcttcttcctcatgcCAGCCGAAAATGGTGTGGGTGGGTTCGCGGACTTGCAGGAGTTTCACGATTGGTTCGCAAAGCCTGAATCGCAAATTCTCGAAAGTGGAAGAGAACAGATGGACGATGAGGCACGAGCTATTATCTCGAAGCTACACAAAGTTCTGCGACCATATCTACTACGACGATTGAAAGCCGATGTCGAGAAGCAAATGCCCGCCAAGTATGAGCACGTTGAGTTTTGCCGACTCTCAAAACGACAACGTGAGCTCTACGATGGATTCCTCTCACGGAATGACACGAAGGAGACACTCAACTCTGGCAATTATCTGTCCATCATCAATTGTCTGATGCAGCTGCGAAAGGTCTGCAACCACCCAGATCTCTTCGTCGACCGACCAATCATGACATCCTTCCGAATGAGCAAGTCTGTCGTCTCAGACTATGACTTTATCGAGCAAAGGATTCAGAAGCTACTTCTCGACCCCAAACCCATGAAAGATGTCAGCCTCGGcttcctcaacctcatcccCACACAATCCGAAACCCTCTCCACAACACAGGCTGAACGAATCTCGCAACTTAGCTCTCATCGAATATTAATGGACCTCAAAGAGGCTCAAAGAACCCGAGCACACCAAGCAAACGACCACCTAGATCCTTCAACAGTCGCATCAAATATCGCATACTTGGAGAGTGGCGCAAGGTGGGGACGTTTTGAAGAACTTCAACACTGCGTATATCTTAATGCCCTGCGCCGCCAGAAGAAGCCTATCTATGGCAAGAACTTGGTAGAGTTATTGACTATTGGTACCGACAAGAGGCCATACAAGCCTCGCCCTAAAGTCCCCCGTCTGGTAATGTCTTGGTTCGAAGAGGAATCGAGGCTCATTCAGTCGATGATACCGACAGTCAATCAACGTGCCGACAGCTTCAAGACGACCATTGAGAAGTTCTCATGTGTTACGCCGGCCGTTGTGACCAGAGACATGGATCAATTTGTCCTCGGTCGCAAAGGAATTGAAGCATTTACAGATGAAGACCTCAAACTCTCGAAACCCGTCCGATGGGCACCATTCCTACCTAAAGAAGCGCCACCCGATCCTTGGCATGAAGGGCGCATGCGACTCAGCATTCAATTCCCCGACAAGCGTCTATTACAATACGACTGCGGAAAGCTCCAAGTTTTGGACAAGCTACTGCGAAAGCTTCAGACTGGCGGTCATCGCGCCCTCATCTTTACACAAATGACCAAGGTCTTGGACATCCTAGAACAATTCTTGAACATTCACGGCCACAAATATCTCCGTTTGGATGGTGCTACCAAGGTTGAACAGCGACAAATCCTTACCGACCGATTCAATAATGACCCGCGAATTCTATGCTTCATCCTGTCGACTCGATCAGGTGGTCTCGGCATCAATCTTACAGGTGCAGATACCGTCATCTTTTATGACCAAGACTGGAACCCCGCCATGGACAAGCAATGCCAAGATCGATGCCATCGTATTGGACAAACTCGCGATGTACACATCTACCGCCTAGTCAGTGAACACACAATTGAAGCCAACATTCTTCGCAAAGCTTCACAGAAGCAAATGTTGGATGATGTAGTCATTCAAGAAGGAGAGTTCACCACCGACTACTTCAACAAACTCTCTGTACGGGATGTCCTCAGCGACAAACTTGACACGAAGAGCGAAGGATTGGATGCTGCAGACGCTGCCTTGGATAGAGTTCTCGGCGGCCCTGACACCAATACTGATCAGCGACGAGTCGGTCGGGCGCTTGAACAAGCGGAAGACAGAGAGGATGTAGCAGCAGCCCGTGTCGCAGAGAAGGAAATCCAAGCAGACGATGCTGACTTTACCGAGAAGCCCAGCAACAATGCTTCCGGCACATCAACAGCGCGACAAGGTACTCCCGCCGGCAAGTCTGTTCTCGACGGCGGCCTCGACGATCTCGACACACCCCAATTGGAAGAAGAATTGGAGTATAACGCATGGGGTCACAAAATGCACACCATTGACGACTACATGCTCAGCATAATGCAGAGCAACTCAAAGACACAAAACTCGAGA AACAAAAAAAACGCGGCGACGGGCATGGCCAGAACCACGGCAGTTTTTACTACTTTTTTTGCTTGTAGAATTTGGGCCGGGTGGTAG